One window of Treponema denticola genomic DNA carries:
- a CDS encoding SLC13 family permease, whose protein sequence is MVTDPLVLAAVLFGLTYILMITLTNHRPIVACSSAIIFVLLGILPYNEVFFAIDWNVILMIAGTMGLVALFTESKMPQRIADKIINDVPNVKWIIVCLSLFAGFISAFMDNVATVLMLAPIAIVLSKKLNMSPVKPIIAISISANLQGAATLVGDTTSILLGSHLNMTFFDFFWYLGKPSLFFAVEIAAVAATGIIYFIFRKAVQKPDKVELTKVTDYFPSILLLVMIVLMIGASFLPEDKKPQTINGLICTGLMVAGIIYNIIKTKKLDILKVVKKELSFETLFLLMGLFTIIAAVTRAGVIQAIADLFLTLGSNVFLIYTIIVWGSVLISAFVDNIPYVAAMLPIIQILSQGLNIASPILFFGLLSGATLGGNITPIGASANITSLAILRNEGHQVKNSEFMKMSVPYTLTAVVIGYILIWLCYGV, encoded by the coding sequence GACAAACCACAGACCCATAGTTGCTTGTTCATCGGCCATAATCTTTGTGCTTTTAGGGATACTCCCTTATAATGAAGTCTTTTTTGCCATTGACTGGAATGTTATTTTAATGATTGCAGGAACAATGGGTTTGGTTGCCCTCTTTACCGAATCTAAGATGCCGCAACGCATTGCAGATAAGATCATCAACGATGTTCCGAATGTAAAATGGATTATAGTATGTCTATCACTCTTTGCAGGTTTTATTTCAGCCTTTATGGATAATGTTGCCACAGTCTTAATGCTGGCACCTATTGCAATTGTACTATCAAAAAAGCTAAACATGTCACCTGTAAAACCCATAATTGCTATTTCGATTTCAGCAAACCTTCAAGGAGCAGCAACCTTGGTAGGCGACACAACTTCAATTCTTTTAGGAAGCCATTTAAACATGACCTTCTTCGACTTTTTTTGGTACTTGGGAAAACCCTCTCTTTTCTTTGCCGTTGAAATCGCAGCAGTTGCCGCCACCGGAATTATCTATTTTATTTTCCGCAAGGCCGTCCAAAAACCGGATAAGGTTGAACTTACCAAGGTAACGGATTATTTCCCTTCAATTTTGCTTCTTGTAATGATTGTGCTTATGATTGGTGCCTCATTTTTACCGGAAGACAAAAAGCCTCAAACAATAAACGGTTTAATTTGTACAGGCCTTATGGTAGCAGGTATTATCTATAATATCATAAAAACAAAAAAACTTGATATTTTAAAAGTCGTAAAAAAAGAGCTAAGCTTTGAAACCCTCTTTTTACTGATGGGGCTTTTTACCATTATTGCAGCCGTTACAAGAGCAGGCGTTATACAGGCCATTGCCGACCTCTTTTTAACCCTCGGTTCAAATGTATTTTTAATTTACACAATAATAGTTTGGGGTTCGGTTTTAATTTCGGCATTTGTAGATAATATTCCTTATGTCGCTGCAATGCTGCCCATTATACAAATTCTTTCGCAGGGACTTAATATAGCTTCGCCCATTTTGTTTTTCGGACTTCTTTCAGGCGCAACCCTCGGCGGAAACATTACTCCCATCGGGGCTTCTGCAAATATTACTTCTCTCGCTATTTTAAGAAACGAAGGCCATCAGGTAAAAAACAGCGAATTTATGAAGATGAGCGTTCCCTACACCCTTACTGCGGTTGTAATAGGTTATATTCTTATTTGGCTTTGTTACGGCGTGTAA